One Leptospira terpstrae serovar Hualin str. LT 11-33 = ATCC 700639 genomic region harbors:
- a CDS encoding alpha/beta fold hydrolase: protein MSDMVDLNFSKKNATEWLAAGKFFEYKKFQIFYIQEGRGQNLILLHGFPTSSWDYSKIFNGLSRYFNTIAIDFLGFGYSSKPKKHTYTLMEQTDIIENFIEKNALRRVKFVFHDYAVSVGQEILARHLERSDRKYEIDGAVFFNGGLFPHLHRPTFKQKLLATPVLGAFLSRFYDEKKFGIAFSKVFGKNTKPTDKEISVLWKLITYPNKILIPHKLLKYIPERRLHGERWKNALLNTEVPLLFINGGEDPVSGSHLADEIEKLPIKNKKLIRWDSIGHYPQWENPEESFKEIYEFLK, encoded by the coding sequence ATGTCCGATATGGTTGATCTAAACTTTTCAAAAAAGAACGCAACGGAATGGTTGGCTGCTGGTAAATTTTTCGAATATAAGAAGTTTCAAATTTTTTATATCCAAGAAGGAAGAGGCCAAAACCTGATTTTACTTCATGGGTTTCCTACATCCTCTTGGGATTATTCCAAAATTTTCAACGGACTTTCTCGTTACTTCAATACGATCGCCATTGATTTTTTAGGATTTGGTTATTCTTCCAAACCCAAAAAACATACATACACTTTGATGGAACAAACAGATATCATAGAAAACTTTATCGAGAAAAATGCTCTCCGAAGGGTGAAGTTTGTTTTTCATGATTATGCAGTCAGTGTAGGCCAAGAAATTTTAGCGAGGCATTTAGAACGCTCAGATCGTAAGTATGAAATTGACGGTGCTGTTTTTTTCAATGGAGGACTTTTTCCACATCTACATAGACCCACCTTCAAACAAAAACTTCTAGCAACACCAGTACTCGGTGCATTTCTTTCCAGATTTTATGATGAAAAAAAATTCGGTATCGCTTTTAGCAAAGTGTTTGGAAAAAATACTAAACCAACTGACAAAGAAATTTCTGTTCTTTGGAAATTGATTACCTACCCAAACAAAATATTGATTCCACACAAACTCCTCAAATACATTCCAGAAAGAAGATTACACGGGGAACGATGGAAGAATGCCCTTCTAAATACGGAAGTGCCACTACTCTTTATCAACGGGGGAGAAGATCCAGTCAGTGGAAGCCACCTAGCAGATGAAATTGAAAAACTTCCGATCAAAAACAAAAAACTCATTCGTTGGGACTCCATTGGACATTATCCACAATGGGAAAACCCAGAAGAAAGTTTTAAAGAAATCTACG